In Pristis pectinata isolate sPriPec2 chromosome 2, sPriPec2.1.pri, whole genome shotgun sequence, the sequence AAACAGAAAAACGTGCAATCACCACTTCGTGCTCCTTTGAGTGCACACTGCAATGCTACAGCTGCCGGAAGCTAACGCGCCAGCAGAGCTTCCACAACAGTTCTGCGTGGGAGGCACCTGCACTGTGGGTTCTCGGTCTGTGCAGGTGTGGGCGCTGTTGCTCTTCATAGCGCGTGTTCTCACGGCGTTGGAAACTTGGACATGCTTGTGTCCTTTGCTCAATACTTCTCTGCCTCCAAGGGAGTCCCTAAGGGggccggcccaacgagtctgcgcctcccatttaaacccatgttaacctactaacccatagtacgtctttgggatgggaGCAGAATGGGAAggacttacaaactccttacaggcagcgacgggaattgaaccccaaatGCTGGCACTACAATAGCATCAGGCGAGCCGCTACGCTACGGTGCCTCCGTTCttggagtgttttttttccttgagcTTTGCGCTGAGGACTTAATGCTTTCAAAGGGTAAAAGATGTTCCACTGTAAATTATTCTCATGAGCTAACCCACGAACCGAGCACACACAGCTTTCTCATCACGGGGAAAGAAGGGGTTATCCCTTAAAAAGTCAAAGGTTGCTGCAGTAAGGGTAAAGTAATACAGCAGAACGTTATTTTAATATTCATAAGGGGCAAAGTCTGAATCGGAAGCAGAAAATTATGCTCTGCAGACTGTTCATTTCATGAAAAAGGGCAAATTATTCAAAAAGGTAAACAAAAAGCAAGGTCCAAAAGAAACCGGTAACCTGAATCAAAAgcaggagaatgctggaagtgctcaccATATCTGCTGGCATCGTTGGGAAGGACCGGTGCATATTACAGATTAACCgcgaaaacaaaaacagatgcaAAAACTGCAcactttttacatttttttaatgttcgATTGGCGTACTgttcactttaaaaaaatttgGATGGCTTCCTGATCGTTAGAAGGAGACACACTTGAAACTGTGTGATCTCTCCAGAATTGTTAACTGTCTTGCTgcgtgttccagcattttcttcatgCAGTATTTAAGAATACGTAAGACAAATAAACATGCCGGAGATTCTGTGTGCAGGAACAAGACGAAGCAAATGCCTTTATTTATTACAGCTGGAGTCTGAGGCAAAACTTAACAAGTTTGTGGGTCTTCTACCACTGCCCCAAAAGGGCTTGGACGTGAAAGAGGGCACAGTCTGCACGGTTGCAGGATGGGGAACGACAGAAGCAAATTCAACAAAAGCATCTGACTCTCTAAGGGAAGTAAACGTAAGGATCATAAAGAGAAAAACGTGCAACAGTCGAAACTATTATGGCGGCAAGCCTGTGATAACCGAGAACATGCTCTGTGCTGGCGACAAGAAGGGAGGAAGAGATGCGTGCGACGTAAGTTGGGTTGTAAAAAATACGGTTGCAATAACTGAACATAATTGGAATCGACTTTTGTGCTTTAGGTTCAGTCTGTTCTGgtactataaaaagattaagctGTTTCAATAGATTTTTATTAAACTGATTTCTTCAGAAGTACATCCCTTTGATGTATTTAAATTCTCAGTGCATCATAAATAAGCAGAGTTTAAACATCTCAGTGCGCCCAATCTGGTCCGAGCACGGTCAGGCAGGGGAAGTGGGCAATGCCTGAAGGTAGTGAGGGGAACACAGGGAGAGATGCTTGGGCCATGGAAAGTGGCATGGTTGGGGCAAAAATATGTACGGGGATTTGGGGAACAAAACACTGAAGGAATGGAAACTACAAATTCCAGATCTTCTGTTCCTTTAATTCCCCAAGTGCCTACCTTAGTATCACAACATTGGCCAGTCCGCACCGCTCCCAGGAATGCGCGGCTGGTGGCCGTGAAACACAACTTTCCCAGTGAGATGGGAGTTTACCATGGATGGGTGATGGTCCAACCCAGGAAATTAGACCCGAGCAACATCAGAGCGGTGCATCCAAGTCCTGCCTCGCAGAAACACTGCAGATAAGGAGAGAGTCAAGTCTCctggttttagaacatagaacactacagcaccgtacaggaccttcagcccacaatgttgtgccaacactttatcctgctctaagatttatctaacccttccctcacacataggtctccatttctctatcattcatgtgtctgtcaaagagtctcttaaatgtccctaatgtatctacctccacaacctctgcaggtagtgcattccatgcacccaccactctctgtgtacaaaacttacccctgacatcccccttataccttcctccagtcaccttaaaattatgtccccttgtgttagccattgtcaccctgggaaaaagtctctgactgtccactcgatctatgtctcttatcatcttgtagacctctatcaagtcacctcttcatcctcctctccaaagtgaaaagccctagctcacttaacctattttattctcatttGTAGACTGGGATTTTCAGGGGCTGCAGAACCTGGATCTGCACAAGGTGCAGACCTTTATTTCTCACATTGAAATGAAGAGATgtgacccaacaccgatccctacCTTAAGTTCCTATGGTTAACCTGAGTTATGTTCCCACTGTGAAGGGCAACTGAGAATGCCAGCAGCCTGGACTCCACAGAACCCCTCTGGCTGTAGGTCCAGTGGGGAAGTTGCAAGGCATTGCACAAAGGTACTCCATCCCTGAAAGGACccagtatatctttggaatgttttTATAACCCCTGAAAAAGATAGACACTACTGAGGCTTTCTGAACCTTATTTCCAGCAGGGGCTCAATTTGCCTTGAAATGGATGCCTGGGAATATTTAGGACCTGCGCTAATAAGCTGAACCCTGGAGGTCAGGAGGGTCAGGGAATATgagaagcaggagtggaccaccaggcccctcaggcttgttcctccattcaacatgatcatggctgatccgccCCAGACTTCAGCTCCACCTCTGTGCCAGATGCCCTCACTTTCAGaccctcgatctttcaaaaatgtatttatctccactttaaataaagacctagtctgcaCAACTCCTTTGGtttagagaattccagtgatccaCTACCctcaagaagaaattcctacacacttcagttttaattgaccagtcccttatcttgaaactatgtctccACTTCCTCCCCATTTCAGACTCTCCCAGTAGTGAAAAAAGCTCAACAACTACCCTGTCataccccttaggatcttgtatgtttcaataagatcaccactcattttgCTAAACTTCAAAGAACACAGTCCCAATCTGTTAAAAtgttcttgataggacaatccacTAATCCCacaaattagcctggtgaatcttctttagACTACCTTCCATGCTACTTTATCTTTTCTTGGGTTAGGGACCAAAACTATGtgcaaaactccagatgtggcctcaccaacaccctgtacaattgtaacacaaTTTTTTTACTTCTAAACTCATAACCCcaatgcaataaagaccaatatgccatttgcatttttttgtggTTCATGctcaagaacacctagatccttctgaacttcagtcatttgcagtctctcttcacTTAGGTAACAATCCGACTTTTAATTCTTCTCACCAAAGTGCGTAACCTCACACTCcctactccatttgccaagttttcacctatTCACTCGATCCATTTACATCCCATTTCAGAGGATTAATATCCTCAACACAACATAATATCCCCTTCCACCAATTTTTTTGTCAAAATTGGATACTTTACATTCTGCCTCcttctccaagtcattaatataaatagtaaataattgaggtaCAAGAGTTGATCCCTGGGGTATcctgctagttacatccttccaacctgaaaaagacccatttattccaactctttgttttctcatgtgacagccagttttgaatccatgcTAACACTCTTAAGTTATGCACCAGTCTTTCACGTGGCCGCTTGTCAAAGTGCCTTTGggaagtccaaatataccacatctacaggttcccctctatctgcTCTGCTTGTTAGCTGAGAGAACTCAAGCAACTTTGTCAAGAATGATTTGCTTTTCATGAAACTATGTTGACTTCATTTGATTATATTAAATTTTCCTAAATGATTAATTAGCATTAAagtactgttcactgtgaatgtaAAATGCTTTGAAATCCAACCACTCTGATCATTCCCAGTTGCTCACTGGCACCCATTGTCTTCCCAGCCACCTTAATCACTTCTCAGGGAAAAGGTCTTTGCTCAAGTTTGCTCATGGAAGGGCACTTCTGCTGCAGATAATCATCTTGCATAGTAAACTGTCGAAGCCTTGAGATTTGATACCAAACTGACAAGAGCTGCCTGAACAGTTCTCTTCATTCTGTGcaaaaagattgaagaatttCTGTCACAATGTGTTTGCAAATGACTCCAGCAGCAGAATCTAGTGACCACAATCATTGATCATGTTTTCACTTGTAGAATATATAATTATCTGTCTCCAACTTCTGGAAATAGATTATGACATATTTCTGGCACAATGCATTAGATGTTTCAAAGTCACTCTCTCTGTGTTTAAATACTTTCTGGGAAAAATTAGGCCATAATTGCTTACTaacttaatttaaaacatttctcaGGATTATCAAAGAACCAACACTCAACCCTGTCCAGCGATCTTACATTAACCTTTACTTCTTGTTATTTTAGGGAGACTCAGGTGGACCACTGGTATGTAAGAAGGAACTCAGAGGAATTGTATCCTTTGGAGAAAGTTGTGGACTTCCCAAAAAGCCTGGCGTTTATACAAGGATCACATATAATTATCTTAAGTGGATTCAGCAATTAACAGCTTAAACCTCACAAAAAACACCTGAGCTTTCGGCATGATGATGTCCTTTGTGGATCACTGCACCTTGGACAAATAGAAAAAgtctttacattttaattttatagtCATTGTGGCTTGATTAAATAGAAAAGATGTGCATATTTTCAAGCAGGAAAATGAAATGCTGTTTTGTTGTAATAATTTTGCAATAAACAAATAAACATTCTGTGCTTTATTGGATGGAAGTATTAAGTTGGCTGACTCACTTACACATTCATCTCTGAATCAGAATTTTGTAGGCTCATACTTCAAGGTTTGAAACTGTTATCTGTATGAGGCCTGCATtgatagggaaaataaatcaaaagagCAGGCTAGCAAAAGAAAACATGAATAAAACAATCTGTAAGAGTTTCATCATGATGTAAAATTGAAGAGAtcagcaaaagttaatgtgggcCTCTTACAGAATGAGAAACATTGGATTGAAATCTCTGGGGTGGTGAAAATCTGGAATTTTCTGTCCTGGTGGGTTGTCGAGCCAGGATCATGGAGactatttaaaaagaaagtggATTACTATTTGAACAATCAGGGAATAGAGGGTTCGCACAAAAGAGGAGgcttgaggcagatcagccatgatcctattgaatgtaGCCTTGTGGcatacttctgttcctattttcttacatCCTTATATATTGTGATGAATTGACTAACAGAAAACTGAGAGTAGGAATAAGTGGGTCCCTTTTGGTGCAGAGACTGTAGTCAGTGGGGTGTCTCAGGGATTGATGTTGTACACAAtctgtgatttggatgaggggagcAGGGATAATATATACAACTTTTATTAAAGTACAGGTCTAGGTAGACTGTGGCCTGTGTAGAGGAGCTTCAGGTGGATATATACAAGCCACAtgaatggacaaggacatggcagatggaatataatgtggaagatgtagaaaggcagaatatttttaaaattgtaaggagGTGTTTAGAATGACAAAGCTTGAAagattggtctttattgcaagaggattaagTGCAAGAGTAGgtatgtcttgctgcaattgtgaAACTGCattgggaatattgtgtgcaagtcTGTTCTCCTTACCTAGATTATCCTTGCAATAAAGGGAATGAAGTGAAtgctcaccagattgattctgggaTGGTGAGTTTGTTATACATGGAGAGGTGAAGCATACTGGGCCTGCACTCtattaagtttagaagaatgaaattataaaatatt encodes:
- the LOC127585104 gene encoding granzyme K-like, translated to MIFYLTACYDCSEIIGGKEVRNHSKPYMVSIQINKQHLCGGVLIKPSWILTAAHCNLKFKGRQVRAVLGIDSLKNNENSRQDLKVKHKIPHECFNTETKENDIMLLQLESEAKLNKFVGLLPLPQKGLDVKEGTVCTVAGWGTTEANSTKASDSLREVNVRIIKRKTCNSRNYYGGKPVITENMLCAGDKKGGRDACDGDSGGPLVCKKELRGIVSFGESCGLPKKPGVYTRITYNYLKWIQQLTA